The sequence below is a genomic window from Aspergillus nidulans FGSC A4 chromosome V.
CTTCTAAGTAGGTATTGTTTCAGCATCTCAGTCTCTAGTAGAATGGGCAGATCAACAAGACTCATACTCTACTTTGCAGCGATATGCCAAGTTCTAGTATTTATAATAAGGTCTACATGAGCAAGGGTTTTTGTTGTAGTGTGTAGGTGGACGGACTATGGAAGCACCCAGAACAACAAACGGAGCCTCAACATGCCCCACCTCCGCTCCGCGCCGCAGCTCCTCGAAATATCGCAGCTAATTCCAACTTTCTCCAtttcccttcttcgtctctcgAACTTACTTACTCAAGGTCAATCTATACCGCAAGATGTCGGAACAAGAACCGTCTTCTGCCGACCTCGCCGCCCGCGAggccgaagaaaagcaacgCAAAGccgccgaagaagctgagcaggCGACCCTCCCCTACAAATGGACACAGACGATCCGCGACGTGGACGTCACGATACCCGTCTCTGCGAACCTGAAGGGACGCGATCTGGACGTCGTGCTCAAAAAGGACAGCATTAAGGTTAAGGTCAAGGGCGAGAACGGGGAGGTCTTTATTGACGTACTACAACCATCTCCCCCAAATCTCCACGCAGCGAGGGCTAACAAGGGTTTGATAATAAAGGGCCAATTTCCGCACCCCATCAAACCGTCTGAGTCTTCCTGGACGCTTGAAACAACGTCTAAACCTCCCGGCAAGGAAGTCAGCATCCACCTTGACAAAGTCAACCAGATGGAGTGGTGGGCGCACGTTGTCACCACCGCGCCGAAGATCGATGTCAGCAAGATCACGCCGGAGAACTCGAGTCTGAGCGACCTGGACGGTGAGACCAGGGCGATGGTTGAGAAGATGATGTATGATCAGCGGCAGAAGGAGATGGGAGCGCCGACCAGTGAtgagcagaggaagatggataTTTTGAAGAAGTTCCAGAAGGAACATCCTGGTATGTTGTATCTATGCATCTGCGCGTTCTTATTGTTCTGGAGTGAAGGTGGAATGATGCGAGCATTGTGCTAATGTTACTGAGCTTTTGCAGAGATGGACTTTTCGAATGCGAAGATTGGTTAGTGACAGGCTAATGCTAATGAAGTTTATGATTTCCCTACCTCGACTTAATGTGCTCTATATAAGCATCTATCTACTTTGTATGGACAGGCTATTAATCCAGTGTAAAATCAGGCTGaatgaggctgaagaatgCACGGGACGCCAATGTGATCTGCGGcgggccttacaaggataaTCAGCTCGTATCTTCTCCGTGTCATTTCTAACATCCCACCACACATTCCTCATTATCCTCAAGCTGTCCCCAAGTAAGCTACCATGAAAGGCGAGAATCCTCCATTCCGTGTCAATCCCCTCTCCAGCCCTGAGCAACCCACTTACCATTCCCGACGCCCGCACCGCAAGTCTCGCGCCGGCTGTGCAAAGTGCAAGCAGCGGCGGGTGAAGGTCGTAAAACATCGTACCGTTCTTTGATGGCACTATGCTGACAAGACGCAGTGTGATGAGACACGTCCCTGCTGCCAGAGGTGTGAGAAGCTTGGTCTCGAATGCACCTACGAGGCTATACTCCCTCCGGGATATGGCAAGAAAGATATCGACAGTGCTCTTGTTGCACGAGTCTTTAATCAAAAAAATGCGGTTAATCCCGATGCAACAGCGCACTCACTTGCTGTTAGCGTGGTAACGACGCAGGTTGATGAAGTGCTACAGTTTAGTTCGACTATGACCAAGTCCAAAGGATGCCTCAGTAACCTGGAAATACTGCGCCATTTCCAAGACATATTCACGCCAAATACCATGATCATCAATGAAACGGGCAAGGATGCAATGAGAGTCAAGATGATACGGTTGGCATTGCAGGTAATTGCAAATACCACCTCTTTAAATGAGCCAAGCTAATATGCTCCTGGCAGTCGCCATACCTTATGCACAGCCTTATTGGCGTCGCAATTGCACATCTCCGTAATGTTCTTCCAGACCATAAGGGCAACTACGCCCTCCTCGAATCGCACCACTGGCAGCGCGCAATAAGCCAATACAGCACTGAGCTGCAGTCTTCTATTGGCCCCCATAACATGGACGCGCTATTCTCGGCCTGTCTGCTCATGACCGTGAACTCGTTTGCGTTGAATTCGTACAACCCGCGCCAATCGTTCGTGTTCTCGCCGAATCCAGTCGAGTGCCTGAACTGGCTATTTGTCCAGTCGGGGTTGCGCCATTTGCTAAGTCGCGCGGTGCCCTGGGTGCGAAAGAGCATGTGGTGGGAAATATTCATGGAGTCCAGGAACGATCTCTTCGAAGATGAACGACCCGGAAGAGAAGGGCTTCATCCAGACCTCGCGAATATCTGCGGAATAAACGAATTCACATCAACGGAGAATAACCCGTACCTCTGGCCGCTACGAATGCTTACGCCGCTGTTGACGCTCGAGCCATCTCTGAGAACGTACTCCCGCATAACCACATTCATGGGCCGTCTCTTACCCGATTACTACGAGCGTCTGGTTGCGAAAGATACCCCGGCTTTAATGATTCTTGCCTGGTGGCTCGCGCTCATGAACGGGGTTGATCTTTGGTGGGTGAAGACTCGCGCGAAGTCCGAGTGCGCTGCCATCTGCATGTACCTGGATTGTGCATCATCTGATCCGTTTGTCCTGCGGCTCTTAGAGTTTCCTGCTCAGGCTTGTGGGTATCTGCTTCAGCATAATCAGGCAAATCTGTCATGTTCGGATGGTTCGCAGTGTGAATTCTTGCCTGATGCGGTCGCACCTTTGCAGCCTGTGGAATCCAACTCTCGTTGGGAAACAATATGTTGAATGTTGGACCATTATCATAACCTGTTATTGGAGTAATGCTGAACGTCGGCCTCGAGCATCTCTGCCAGGTCCACAACTTGTCTGCGGCAGCGTGAGGGATGCTATATTGGCCTTAGAGGAAGGTGCGCAGGGGGAAGTCACAACCACTACGCAAAACAAAAGCCAGCATGATGGATAATCATTCTCCTATCCTTACACATCgagctcgccatcttcaatcTGATATCTCGCATTCTTTATTATATCAGATGTTATGACTCGTTAACATTTCACTCGCTTTACCAATTTCTACCACCCGTTAACAATACGCTCTTTCACTAAGCTTACCACCGCGAAGATTGGACAGTTCAAACCATGTCTGGAAACAGCTCGAGGACCATCAACGGCCAGCATATGCGAGATACTCAGGTTTCTAGCCTTCATAAGGCAATTAGGTGTTTCCGGATGGAAGATGTGCGAAGATTACTGGAAGACCCCAGATGCCCCATTGACCGGAATGTTATTCATGATGCCGCAGTGACTTATTACGATAATGATATATTTCGGCTTATTGCGATATCTTCTATTGCACGCAGACAAAAGCTCTTAGGGGCCGCCCTTGTGACCCTACCCAGGCGCGAAACCGATAATCTGTTGGGACCCCTAGACACGCAGGCAGCTTCCATTGCGCTTCGGCTTCTAGAGTACCCTACGGTGAACCGCGACATAATCACAGCTTCTGTCCCCGATTTTGGCTCCTCATACTGTGACGCGTCGGTTTACTTCCTAGTTGGCTGCAACCGAGAGGCAGCGCAAATATTGTACGATCTTGGATACAAAAAGGTAGACGAGCAACACCAAATGACATACACGCCGCTTGCAGCATTGAAGGTACCACCAACAACCGGATATCATGGCCAGTACCGCGtggtggatgaagacgatgccCTCGCCAAATATCTTGCAATGTGTGCCTGGTTTCATGATCGAGGAGCTTTCTTGTATCGCGAAGTAGAGTGTCCCTCGCGAACAACAGCCTTACACCAGATAGCACGCTGTATCGGGATGGAACTCGCGCGGTCATGGCATACATACAGTCAGATAGGATCAGGAGAAGACCAAGCTGCGCGAGCAGATCGATTTAACCATCATTTGAAACTCGCCCTCAGGCCGCTTGCAGCGAACTCTAGAATTCTTCAAGAGATACTCCATGATGAGAGGCACCCGGAGCAGTATGTCTGCGCATGTTCGTCTCATGGTCAGCTCCCGCTGCATGTCCTGATTAACGAAACAATCCATGGCGTGCAGTCTCCTTTGACCGTATGCTTCTTGGTCGCGACTCTTCTGAAAACGGAAGATCTACTCAACACCAGTACTAAGTTCAGCCCTCTTAGAGTGTCGGCCGTGTTTCGTGCCTGCAGCTTTGCGTGCCTCAAACTCGAACATACCTGTCAGACGACGCGCCTTCCCAGGTTCAGCATTCTGCAAGGCGAGGGTAGGGTTACCAACGCGGGCTTAGACTCGCTGGTGTCGACCTGCGAATCTGTATTTAGAACACTAAATCTGCCGCTACGGCGTTTTCTCGAAAATTGGTGGGTACCGTACATGCAGAATATTCAAGAAAGGGGCATATTTATACCTTCATTCATTGAACGGTTACCACAGATTACTGAGTTGGGGGAGGGAACCATGGTTGATAATAAGCAGTTACTTAACTAGGTTAGCTAAGACAATTGTATTTGTATCTCTGGACCTGCTAGGTTCTTTTGCCTGCTGGAATCATACTCCTATTGTCTTGATCAGTTTTCTCTAGCGGTAGATGCCCTGCGTTCGCCTCCATATTTGCCTATGACTCCCAACTCCGATGCTAGGAAGGTAACCAGGCATACTAAGTAATCTGCTACAGGTCAAGAGCCATCTGACAGAACCTGAATGACAATTACAGGTCGCTCTCTGCGAAAACCCATAGAAGGATCAGACCGCGATGTCACATGATATGTAGAGCTCATACCAACGCCGGCTAAGCAAAGTCTCCGTTAAGTCTCCGTCTGATGCGGGGATGTATATATGAACACACAGGTTGCTATACGGTGAGTACCTCGCAGAGCATACATCTCTTCTCAAGCTATGAAGATATGGCAAGCATTGCCTTTCCTCTACTCGCCAAGAGCTTATCGCTCACGACAGCCCATACATACAGCTATGCCTACAACTCGCCTATAAACCCGTCGCTCCCAATAATACTCTTTCTCCATGGCTTCCCATCATCCAGTTACGACTGGCGTCATCAagtccagttcttctctGCACAAGGGTTTGGAGTACTGGCACCGGATCTTCTGGGGTACGGTGATACATCCAAGCCGTGGACGCTGGAGAGCTACAAAGCCAAGACAATGGCTGCTGAAATCATCGAGATATTGGACCATGAAGGCATTCACAAAGTTCATGCTGTTGCCCATGATACAGGCTGCACCCTGCTATCCCGCCTTGCCAACTACTTCCCAAGTCGCCTTCTATCTTGCACGTTTCTAGACGTGCCTTATTCCAGGCCCGGAGAGCATTTCGATCTGGCTGCTGTGAATGCCCTGACGAAACAGTTCCTAGGCTTGGAGAGATTCGGGTATGTGGAGTTCTTTGTCAGGCCTGATGCTGGGGATATTCTCGATCAGCATGTAAGCTCTTCTTTGCCGGGAACTGAAAAGGGTCGAAGCTGATATTTCAAGTTCGACTCGTTCTTCACCCTTTTCTATCCCCAAGACCCGGAACTCTGGTTAGAGCACGTCGGGCCCAAAGGGTCCATGGAGACATGGCTCCTCCAAGACCGAACTGCGCCCCAGCCAGCCTACATTTGCGAAGAGGAGCGCAAGATACACCAGGATATCATGCGTAACAATCACGGGCCTGCCTTGAACTGGTACCGATCACTGGTGACAAACATTAACGAGAAAGATGAGATTCAGTCGAATCTCGACCCGACATTACCCATGCCTGTCCTCATGATCTGTCCGCAGCCAACAAAGCTGGAATTCCCAGGCGTTGAGGAGCAGCTGAAACAGGTAGCACCGGATCTAACGTTTAGGAGGGTAAGCACGACTGGGCATTGGGTGCAGTTGGAGGCACCAAATGAGATCAATTCCCTACTCAAGGAGTTTTtcgagagggagaagaggtaGGTCAGAAGCCACGAACGAGTGGGGGTTGAGAGTGGGCATGCACTTTGATATAAGACCAACTCAGCAGGAAGAGCAACACAACATGAACTACCAAATCCTGTTTACTATACTTGCAAGCAGATTAGGGATATATAAGGCAATATAACTTCACTCTTTATTTCAGCGCGCTCCGGTCACCTATTGCACGTATGAAATAGCTGTAGGATCGTACTACGAGTTTGGTCTAGCAAGGGATTAACTCTGCAAGGACGGTGAGTATTGTTCGAAGGGTCAGAAAAAAACTAGTTACATAGAAAATCAGCGTCCTTATATCCTCTTCACTGCTACCGGTAGCTGGTAGCGGGCCTACTGCAGTAACTGGCTGTGACAGCTACCATCTTTTGCTCACTCTCTTAACCCTTGGCATTACTAACCAGATGAAATATCTGAGCTCAACAGACTCACCTCGGTGCAGCTTAGTGCAAGAGCTCAGAAATAGAGAGTATTAACAATTGCGCCCTTTTTGCAACCAGCTGTAAGTGGCGTTTCTCTCCTGCTAAGAATGAAATATAATATTACAGTAAGGTTCTCTTGACTGGCCTGGTCAGGTTTCCTTGACAGGTCGTGCTTAAAATCGGTGGTGCCATTGGGCTTACATAAGATGCATTGAATCCTCAAGGCAAGCTTTGGCCGTAGCTGACCTGACCTGATGAGATTGGCCTTTGACGCCTCTACCTAGATACCTAGGCTAGGAGATTTACTGACATGCTAACAAACAtcgtcaaccttgacctccttCCCATCATGATCGCCAAGGTCCAGCTTCAGTGTCCGTCCAAATAGCTCGAGGAGCATTTCGAAACACACCTTGCTGATGGCAGGGTCGTAGCGGCCTTTGCTGAGCTCGTCGCGGATAAACGCGTCTGTTGTTGGTGTCAGCTTGGTCTGAGATAGTGCACCGGCGGATGACAGATAGTCACAACTTACGCTGCGCCCAAGCAACCTCATAAAAGCTAAACAGCACGCCTTTCTCATGGAGCGTCGAGCGAATCAAGTCCCGTCCTTCTGGGGGAACATGCGTGTCATTCTTGCCGAAAATCTGTCCGCAGGATGCCCGTTAGCCATACGTTCATCATCAAAGAAACTCGAAACATGCATACCATAACAAGTTCTCCCTTAATGTCTCCTGCCCTGGCCAAACTGTCgtcattcttccccttccctaGGGTATGCGAATGAATATCCGTTGCAAAATAACAAACAGCTGCCTTAACTCTTTCATCAAGTGCACATCTGTACGCGAGATGTCCACCGAGACACATGCCTGTGGCCCCAATACGTCCCGTACATGTTGGTAGAGAAATCAGATACGACACAGAAAGCGATGCGTCCTCATCGTATGCAGAGAGTTTCTTGGAGACCTTCCACTCGTTTCCTTTGTCTGTGTCTTCTGCATTGTATGAGAGCGCCTCAGGGCCCGTAAATTCATGGTAGCTGCTCGGGCAGGCGACGATGTAGCCCTGGCCGGCGATCTGGCGGGCGAAGCGCGCGACGGGGCCGGTAACTGAACATGTTCAAGCAACTGTAAGCGAATTGGTCGCGGATGTTGGTCCTGGGTGTGGTCACGAACCCTGGTAGATCTCGCTGAATACGACTACCCCGGGGAAGCGGGCGTTGGGGTATCCTGGGATAGAGGGGTGGAAGACGTATATTCCTGCAAGTGCCTTTAGTTTGATGGCGGGGTAGAGAAGGTTTAGGAAAGCCCTACGCATGGAGCCATTGCCATCCGCAACTGTAGGGACATCGTGATGGTATTCTTTAATAAGCATCTTGGGCTTTATTTCTTTCTTTTAACTGTCAATTGCTGGCAAGGTGTTGGTTTGCTCAATAGGGTTGAAGCTTAGGAGCTTTGAGCTGATGCGGGGCGATGCTGATAAGACAAAATCACGTGATTTTGTGTTTTGATATCCCTAGGATAACATTGTCGTCGTAACTTCACAGCATAATGAAACATAGTATCATGATTATATGGCTCCAGTCACCCAATAGGGAAACATATTTGTATCTTCGGACCAGTATACAACAAGAAATAGTAACGTAGAAAACAGGTACAGAAGTGAAGACAATAAGTACAGTGAATGGTACATATTAGTATGGAACCAGGGGCACGGAGATATTAGTAGACTCTATTGATAGGTGGCGCACGTGTCAGGTTTACGTCGTAGTCTATATGCAGGTTGGATCGAGGTGCAACACTCCTAAAACACGTACTGGAGATTCATTAGCTTGATGTTAAGAAAATGGACGGCATACTAACAGGAATGAATAGGTACGGAACTTGTCTCTCGTATTCAGCCCAAGCCTCGCCGTACTTGTTGCGGCAGCGCTGGATATCTCGCAGAGCACGGTGTGAGATCatgcaggcgaagaagacgggatAGAACCAGGGGAACGGACTGTTGAAGCCGGTGATAAGACCCCAGTTCAGCGCAAAGTAGAGATCACAAGTGTAGTGAATCTTGCGAGCCTTGCCGTCTGGGGAAGTTAGTATACTTCATAAGATTTCTAGGGGAAAACATACACCATCCGTCAACAAGGATCTTGGAGCCGTCAGCGGCCGTAATAGTCTTAGGGTTGTGGAGTGTCTGCCAGGGTAATTGGGGGAAGGCCTTGCGGAACACTCGCGTGCCACGCTCCATCTGGCGGTAGCGGTTCTTCTGGCTGTTGGTCGTGTCCCAGACCCAGTACACAAACAAATAGGCGACGTAGAGGAAAACCAAGAAATAGCGATTCCAATGGTAAGTGGCCGGGTCGTGGTTGGCGAGGTAAATGGTGCAGTGGCAGTAACTCAAGGGTACACCAGCCAGATTCCAGAAAATCAGCATGAAGCCCCATTTTTCATAGTACATATCCCTAATCAATTAGCAGAGTTCTTCAAACTTCAGGGCAAACTCACCATGTAGACACAATGCATTCCTCGCCTTTGGAGCAGGCATTTGCGTAGAGGAAGTGCGCCATGAACAGGAATCCAACCTCTCCAGACACGTATCCATACACCTCATACTGGCGTGCAGCGGTGCCCATAgtgacaaggagaaggatgtACCAAGGCAGGCGGACTTCGAAGAACATCTTGAAATCCAAGATGCCAAACATGCGCGGGTTGAGCTCAGCCCCCATGAAGAAGTCGTAGATAGGGTAACCAGTCATGCGGTGCTGCGCGCCACGAGCCAATGCCGAAAAGTAGGCGACAAAAGAGACCAAAAAGCCAGACAGAATAGCCACGCTCATGAGCGAACCGAACTCATCAATAATTGTGTAGAGCTTGAAAACACCGGTGAAGTGAAGTGTGCAAGCGACGGCGAGGGTAGTCCAGAAAGACCAGAGAGCCGAGCAGTAGTATGGCAGCTGCTTTCCCCCAAGGTGCGGCAAGGGACGGCCCATGACGGTGATTCCAGGGGCGAGCAGGTACAGAAGGCCTTCAAAGATGAAGAACACCCAGTACATGGTCCATGCCTTAAGCGTCGGGAACGCACCGTCATATACGAGGTGTCCCATGTGCGCGAAAAATTCTGACATGCTCTGTCCTTCTGACGGACGAGGGAACTTGCCGTCGTAGTAAGTGGCGCCGATCCACATGTAATACATCAGGAGCGGAAAGCCGATCATCATGGCGAGGACTCCTGGAGAGCCTCCAAACTCGAAGTGTCCGCTGTAGTCGACCTTGGGGTCCTTGCCTTCGACCCAGCCGTCAATGACCCGTTCTTTGGTGTGCCCATTCGCGTGTGCATTCGCCTGGTCATTCGTCTTGCCGTTCACCTGGCCATTGGCGTGACCGTTAGCGACAGAAAGTTTGGTTTCTTCGCTTTCAGACGCCTCTTCGCTTTTGACTCTGGTGGTACGTCGTCGAGTCGTCGATCTTGTTCGGCCCTTAGTCTCTGAGGGTGTGTCGGTTGCCTCGTCGGACGGCGCAACGCTGCTGCGGGTAACCCGACGGCTGCCAGGCGTCTCGACGAAACCAGGGCGGTCAACTTttctgaaaaaaaaaaaaaaaaaaggaagtCAGCAATTGTTATCAAAGCAATATTGGAGACTCAATTCCAAAATAGGAGCGGTGTCGCAATTCGCCCCTGGAGGAGTAGGTGACTTACCTGGGCGTTCTACCCGTCTGGGAGCGCGTGACGGTCATGATTGCGAAAACATGCGAGAATTGACAGACTTGGCTTCCAACAAGACCTGAGAGGACTGAAAGCCTCGATTATAGCCGcgaaaagaggagaaaacaAAGTGGGTGGGAATGTTTGGCGGAAGGACAACACAAATAAAAGCCGGGGAACTTTTTAGCTCGACGATCGGTTTAAGGGGCGGCAAATCAACAACCGCAGGATGGCTCCACAATGGACAAGATTACTTGTAGTTGCATGTCTACAGAGCCAGATAAACCCTCTACTGACTAAGATATACGCTTTATGGTGTATATTTCGTCTAGATCcaataatataatatagtATATGATTTTGAAGAGATGTCCTCGACTCCTGCCCATCTACTCCCAAATACCGCCGATGACTCCGCTGAAAGAACTGAAGAAAATACAAGTATAATGAGTTATCTGGCAAAGGCTAGCACCAACAGGTCAGGCACCCCGCTGGATGTTCGTGGACATGAGCGTgatctttttgttcttcttccccttcttttTCGTTTGAGAGGGGTTACTATTCTCGTCCACGGCGGTCCGGGCGATCAGATCGGACTCCTGCTGAGCAAAgagctcctcttcccacccTTCACGCCATCCATCGTGAGGAGTAGGCCTCATATGATCTGGCGGCGCCCCTAGATGTGATGTAACAGCGGCAGTTCCCCAGACAGTGCGGGCTCCGGGTGGACTACTCGAAGGACTGGCCAATGCACTGAAATGGGAT
It includes:
- the nudC gene encoding protein nudC (transcript_id=CADANIAT00003176) produces the protein MSEQEPSSADLAAREAEEKQRKAAEEAEQATLPYKWTQTIRDVDVTIPVSANLKGRDLDVVLKKDSIKVKVKGENGEVFIDGQFPHPIKPSESSWTLETTSKPPGKEVSIHLDKVNQMEWWAHVVTTAPKIDVSKITPENSSLSDLDGETRAMVEKMMYDQRQKEMGAPTSDEQRKMDILKKFQKEHPEMDFSNAKIG
- a CDS encoding Zn(II)2Cys6 transcription factor (transcript_id=CADANIAT00003177); translation: MKGENPPFRVNPLSSPEQPTYHSRRPHRKSRAGCAKCKQRRVKVCDETRPCCQRCEKLGLECTYEAILPPGYGKKDIDSALVARVFNQKNAVNPDATAHSLAVSVVTTQVDEVLQFSSTMTKSKGCLSNLEILRHFQDIFTPNTMIINETGKDAMRVKMIRLALQSPYLMHSLIGVAIAHLRNVLPDHKGNYALLESHHWQRAISQYSTELQSSIGPHNMDALFSACLLMTVNSFALNSYNPRQSFVFSPNPVECLNWLFVQSGLRHLLSRAVPWVRKSMWWEIFMESRNDLFEDERPGREGLHPDLANICGINEFTSTENNPYLWPLRMLTPLLTLEPSLRTYSRITTFMGRLLPDYYERLVAKDTPALMILAWWLALMNGVDLWWVKTRAKSECAAICMYLDCASSDPFVLRLLEFPAQACGYLLQHNQANLSCSDGSQCEFLPDAVAPLQPVESNSRWETIC
- a CDS encoding alpha/beta hydrolase (transcript_id=CADANIAT00003178), which produces MSGNSSRTINGQHMRDTQVSSLHKAIRCFRMEDVRRLLEDPRCPIDRNVIHDAAVTYYDNDIFRLIAISSIARRQKLLGAALVTLPRRETDNLLGPLDTQAASIALRLLEYPTVNRDIITASVPDFGSSYCDASVYFLVGCNREAAQILYDLGYKKVDEQHQMTYTPLAALKVPPTTGYHGQYRVVDEDDALAKYLAMCAWFHDRGAFLYREVECPSRTTALHQIARCIGMELARSWHTYSQIGSGEDQAARADRFNHHLKLALRPLAANSRILQEILHDERHPEQYVCACSSHGQLPLHVLINETIHGVQSPLTVCFLVATLLKTEDLLNTSTKFSPLRVSAVFRACSFACLKLEHTCQTTRLPRFSILQGEGRVTNAGLDSLVSTCESVFRTLNLPLRRFLENWFFCLLESYSYCLDQFSLAVDALRSPPYLPMTPNSDARKVAIRYEDMASIAFPLLAKSLSLTTAHTYSYAYNSPINPSLPIILFLHGFPSSSYDWRHQVQFFSAQGFGVLAPDLLGYGDTSKPWTLESYKAKTMAAEIIEILDHEGIHKVHAVAHDTGCTLLSRLANYFPSRLLSCTFLDVPYSRPGEHFDLAAVNALTKQFLGLERFGYVEFFVRPDAGDILDQHFDSFFTLFYPQDPELWLEHVGPKGSMETWLLQDRTAPQPAYICEEERKIHQDIMRNNHGPALNWYRSLVTNINEKDEIQSNLDPTLPMPVLMICPQPTKLEFPGVEEQLKQVAPDLTFRRVSTTGHWVQLEAPNEINSLLKEFFEREKR
- a CDS encoding dienelactone hydrolase family protein (transcript_id=CADANIAT00003179), which encodes MLIKEYHHDVPTVADGNGSMRRAFLNLLYPAIKLKALAGIYVFHPSIPGYPNARFPGVVVFSEIYQVTGPVARFARQIAGQGYIVACPSSYHEFTGPEALSYNAEDTDKGNEWKVSKKLSAYDEDASLSVSYLISLPTCTGRIGATGMCLGGHLAYRCALDERVKAAVCYFATDIHSHTLGKGKNDDSLARAGDIKGELVMIFGKNDTHVPPEGRDLIRSTLHEKGVLFSFYEVAWAQHAFIRDELSKGRYDPAISKVCFEMLLELFGRTLKLDLGDHDGKEVKVDDVC
- the erg4 gene encoding c-24(28) sterol reductase (transcript_id=CADANIAT00003180) gives rise to the protein MTVTRSQTGRTPRKVDRPGFVETPGSRRVTRSSVAPSDEATDTPSETKGRTRSTTRRRTTRVKSEEASESEETKLSVANGHANGQVNGKTNDQANAHANGHTKERVIDGWVEGKDPKVDYSGHFEFGGSPGVLAMMIGFPLLMYYMWIGATYYDGKFPRPSEGQSMSEFFAHMGHLVYDGAFPTLKAWTMYWVFFIFEGLLYLLAPGITVMGRPLPHLGGKQLPYYCSALWSFWTTLAVACTLHFTGVFKLYTIIDEFGSLMSVAILSGFLVSFVAYFSALARGAQHRMTGYPIYDFFMGAELNPRMFGILDFKMFFEVRLPWYILLLVTMGTAARQYEVYGYVSGEVGFLFMAHFLYANACSKGEECIVSTWDMYYEKWGFMLIFWNLAGVPLSYCHCTIYLANHDPATYHWNRYFLVFLYVAYLFVYWVWDTTNSQKNRYRQMERGTRVFRKAFPQLPWQTLHNPKTITAADGSKILVDGWYGKARKIHYTCDLYFALNWGLITGFNSPFPWFYPVFFACMISHRALRDIQRCRNKYGEAWAEYERQVPYLFIPVSMPSIFLTSS